In Aquiflexum balticum DSM 16537, a single genomic region encodes these proteins:
- a CDS encoding four helix bundle protein, whose protein sequence is MKFKFEKLTIWQKAMDFGEEVFEMSSKFPNEEKFNLISQIRKASDSIALNISEGSIGQSNLEFNRFLGYAIRSLAEVVTCLHKSKRRRYINESEFKILYDEAFYLMNMMNSFKSKIK, encoded by the coding sequence ATGAAATTTAAATTTGAAAAACTGACCATTTGGCAAAAGGCCATGGATTTTGGAGAGGAGGTATTTGAAATGAGTTCAAAATTTCCAAATGAGGAAAAGTTCAATCTCATTTCCCAGATTAGGAAGGCTTCCGATTCTATTGCCTTAAACATTTCGGAAGGTTCTATTGGTCAGTCAAATCTGGAATTCAATAGGTTCTTAGGGTACGCTATCAGGTCTCTTGCTGAAGTAGTCACATGCTTGCATAAGTCCAAAAGAAGAAGATATATAAATGAAAGTGAATTTAAAATATTGTATGACGAAGCCTTTTATCTCATGAACATGATGAATTCCTTCAAATCAAAAATCAAATAA
- a CDS encoding sensor histidine kinase, which produces MGFKSFTIGIIIRVILIVVVAYVGVFFFMKNQSMLQGILFSVIVLFLTFNLISFGNTTNRKITRFLESIRYSDFSSSFTKDSKLGRSFKEMNMSFNEVIDAFKKTRAEKEEQMLFLQIMIQHINTGILSFDNNGKIGVINGAAKQLLQIPQFKDINDLGKLSRELLRNVLQLKPGGSFSIKINSDLHLNVQSASFKMEGHSWTLLSFQNIKSELQKNELQAWQNLTRVLRHEIMNSMTPIASLANSLGTILEEDIQEKENGVLELEKETYLDLSEGLETISKRSVGLVDFVNAYRDYTNIPQPDLKRFSVHELFENICVLLKEELLLHDIKLIPKIQPSDLEIIADQSLVQMILINLIKNAKEAMSDAKNRTILLTAGTDNQSVPYIQVTDHGEGIVPEAIERIFVPFFTTKKTGSGIGLAISRQIMNMHKGSLDVESVVGEKSVFTLRFG; this is translated from the coding sequence ATGGGCTTTAAATCATTTACTATTGGCATCATTATCAGAGTAATTCTGATTGTCGTAGTGGCCTATGTTGGTGTTTTCTTTTTTATGAAAAACCAATCCATGCTTCAGGGCATCTTGTTTTCTGTCATTGTATTATTCCTGACGTTCAACCTGATTTCTTTTGGAAACACTACCAATAGAAAAATCACACGGTTTTTGGAATCCATCCGCTATTCTGATTTTTCTTCCTCTTTCACCAAAGACAGTAAACTGGGCAGGTCTTTCAAGGAAATGAATATGTCTTTCAATGAAGTCATCGATGCATTCAAAAAGACGAGGGCTGAAAAAGAAGAACAGATGCTGTTTCTCCAGATTATGATTCAGCATATCAATACGGGAATATTATCTTTTGACAATAACGGAAAAATCGGTGTCATCAACGGGGCCGCCAAACAATTGCTGCAGATTCCCCAATTCAAAGATATCAATGACCTGGGCAAACTTTCCAGAGAGCTACTCAGAAATGTGCTTCAGTTAAAACCCGGAGGTTCCTTTTCCATCAAAATCAATTCAGATCTTCACCTCAATGTGCAGTCTGCTTCCTTCAAGATGGAGGGGCATAGCTGGACCCTCTTGTCATTTCAGAATATCAAGTCAGAATTGCAGAAAAATGAGCTTCAGGCCTGGCAAAATCTGACCAGGGTACTACGCCATGAAATCATGAATTCCATGACTCCCATAGCAAGTCTGGCCAACTCACTGGGCACGATATTGGAAGAAGATATTCAGGAAAAAGAAAATGGGGTTCTGGAACTGGAAAAGGAAACCTATTTGGACCTGTCTGAAGGATTGGAAACAATTTCAAAGAGAAGTGTGGGTCTGGTGGATTTTGTAAATGCTTACAGGGACTATACCAATATACCTCAACCCGATTTAAAACGCTTTTCCGTTCATGAACTTTTTGAAAATATCTGTGTCCTTTTAAAAGAAGAACTCCTGCTCCATGATATCAAGCTGATTCCAAAAATACAGCCCTCAGATCTGGAAATTATCGCCGATCAAAGTTTGGTTCAAATGATTCTGATCAACCTGATCAAAAATGCAAAAGAAGCCATGAGCGATGCAAAAAACAGAACCATCTTACTTACGGCCGGAACTGACAACCAATCCGTCCCATATATTCAGGTCACTGACCATGGCGAGGGAATAGTACCTGAAGCAATCGAACGTATTTTTGTCCCATTCTTTACCACCAAAAAAACCGGCAGTGGCATAGGCTTGGCCATTTCCCGTCAGATTATGAACATGCATAAAGGAAGCCTGGATGTGGAGTCAGTGGTTGGGGAGAAGTCGGTGTTTACCTTGAGGTTTGGTTAG
- a CDS encoding sigma-54-dependent transcriptional regulator, with translation MKEQKSGKILIVDDNEDLLKAAKIFLKRHFGQVDTETNPSLLPILIVNEQYDVIMLDMNFTKDVSSGQEGFYWLDRILELDSSAVVVLITAYGDVSTAVKAIKEGATDFVLKPWENEKLLATLNSALQLRQSKLEISELKNQKQQLYQDIDSKFKDIIGQSAPMLKVFETIERVAATDANVLILGENGTGKELIARAIHRYSKRHREAFVGVDLGSITSTLFESELFGHKRGSFTDAKEDRAGRFEQANKGTLFLDEIGNLPLPLQAKLLAVLQNREVTRVGSNKVTPVNIRLISATNMNIHNMVYDNSFRQDLLYRINTIEITLPPLRERLDDIPLLANHFIEIYSKKYNKDIRKAGEALIKRMQKYHWPGNIRELQHSIERAVIMTAHSILQPEDLFMQKQLAPEKQEEMVSLDHLNIEDVEKILIRKALQKHNGHITRAAEELGLTRSSLYRRLERYGL, from the coding sequence ATGAAAGAACAAAAAAGCGGAAAAATTCTGATTGTCGATGATAATGAGGATTTATTAAAAGCAGCCAAAATATTTTTAAAGCGGCATTTTGGTCAGGTGGATACCGAAACAAATCCAAGTTTACTACCGATACTGATCGTGAACGAACAGTACGATGTCATCATGTTGGACATGAACTTTACCAAAGATGTCAGTAGCGGACAAGAGGGATTTTATTGGCTGGATAGGATTCTGGAATTGGACTCTTCAGCAGTGGTGGTACTGATCACTGCATATGGAGATGTCAGCACTGCGGTGAAAGCCATAAAGGAAGGTGCAACTGACTTTGTGTTAAAGCCTTGGGAAAATGAGAAGCTACTGGCCACCCTGAATTCTGCCCTCCAACTCCGCCAATCCAAACTGGAAATATCTGAACTGAAAAATCAAAAACAGCAGCTCTATCAGGATATAGACAGTAAATTCAAGGATATTATTGGCCAAAGTGCCCCTATGTTAAAAGTTTTTGAAACCATTGAACGGGTGGCAGCCACCGATGCCAATGTTCTGATATTGGGTGAAAATGGAACCGGTAAAGAGCTGATAGCTCGTGCCATCCACCGCTATTCGAAACGACACAGAGAGGCTTTTGTCGGCGTGGATTTGGGATCAATTACAAGCACCTTGTTTGAAAGTGAACTTTTCGGCCACAAAAGAGGGTCTTTTACAGATGCCAAAGAAGATAGGGCAGGCAGATTCGAACAGGCAAATAAAGGAACTCTGTTTTTGGATGAAATCGGAAATCTCCCCCTACCCCTGCAAGCCAAGCTGCTGGCCGTCCTCCAAAATAGGGAAGTTACACGTGTAGGTTCCAATAAAGTAACTCCTGTAAATATTCGCTTGATCTCAGCCACCAATATGAATATCCATAATATGGTATATGACAACTCCTTCCGACAGGATTTGCTCTACAGGATCAATACCATAGAAATTACCCTGCCACCTCTCAGGGAAAGGCTGGACGATATCCCTTTGTTGGCCAACCATTTTATAGAAATCTACTCCAAAAAATACAACAAAGATATCCGAAAAGCAGGGGAAGCATTGATCAAAAGAATGCAGAAATACCATTGGCCGGGAAATATCCGGGAACTGCAGCATAGTATTGAAAGGGCTGTAATTATGACCGCCCACAGTATCCTCCAACCCGAAGACCTGTTTATGCAGAAACAACTTGCTCCCGAAAAACAAGAGGAAATGGTCAGCCTGGATCATCTCAATATTGAGGATGTAGAAAAAATCCTGATCCGAAAAGCCCTTCAAAAACACAATGGGCATATTACAAGGGCAGCGGAAGAATTGGGTTTGACGCGTTCTTCCCTTTACAGAAGACTGGAAAGATATGGGCTTTAA
- a CDS encoding ABC transporter ATP-binding protein, which produces MQNIIKTVNLKKLYTTEEVETTALDEIQIEIKKGEFVAIMGPSGCGKSTLLNIIGLLDNPDSGEYYFMEKEVAKFSERQRSQLRKGNIGFVFQSFNLIDELTCYENVELPLLYLKTPADERKRRVEEVLTRMGIMHRKDHFPQQLSGGQQQRVAIARAIVAKPAVILADEPTGNLDSANGEEVMRLLEELNNEGTTIVMVTHSPHDANYAHRIINLFDGKVVTENIREQFHI; this is translated from the coding sequence ATGCAAAACATCATCAAAACAGTCAATCTTAAAAAGCTCTATACCACTGAGGAAGTAGAGACTACCGCTTTGGATGAAATTCAGATCGAAATCAAAAAAGGCGAATTTGTAGCTATCATGGGCCCTTCAGGATGTGGCAAATCCACCTTGCTCAATATCATTGGCTTATTGGACAACCCTGATTCCGGTGAATATTACTTCATGGAAAAAGAGGTGGCAAAATTCTCCGAAAGACAACGTTCACAACTCAGAAAGGGGAATATTGGCTTTGTATTCCAGAGTTTCAATCTGATTGACGAACTTACCTGTTATGAAAATGTGGAATTGCCACTCTTGTACTTAAAAACCCCTGCAGATGAGCGAAAAAGAAGGGTAGAAGAAGTCCTTACCAGAATGGGGATTATGCATCGAAAAGACCACTTTCCGCAACAACTTTCCGGTGGTCAGCAGCAAAGGGTGGCAATTGCCAGGGCCATTGTGGCCAAACCAGCTGTCATACTCGCCGATGAACCTACCGGTAACCTGGATTCTGCCAATGGCGAAGAAGTGATGCGTCTTTTGGAGGAACTGAACAATGAGGGAACTACCATCGTGATGGTAACCCACTCTCCGCATGATGCCAATTATGCACACCGCATTATCAATCTGTTTGACGGAAAAGTAGTGACAGAGAATATTAGGGAGCAGTTTCATATTTGA
- a CDS encoding ABC transporter permease — MLTNYLKIAFRNFKKHRMTFGINLLGLTLGLTTVILIMMWVKDELSVNRYHDLGDRIYAVFTNHDNSTGMVTIGITPAEMAEAMRTELSQVEKAIAYSPFIEDVSFESEGDVQLADGLFVDQEYLDVFNVEFLAGDKSQALNDINSVVLSETTAKNIFGSSKEALGKTLKWSVFEFGNDVIVSGVYRDFGSLDVDKPEFLLSFSFFKNMLGDGAHWDNFNAGTFLLLREGTDVDAFNSQIKDFIKDRKTESNVTPFVQAFEDTYLYGTFENGKVVGGRINYVWIFSGIALFILLIACINFMNLTTARTINRVKEIGVKKSMGASRAGLFTQFMVETLLLTFLALVTALICAKLLQPFFNQVSMKDLKMDVDLSLMLMLTAVWIVTGLMAGIYPAVYLSKFKPVQILKSNIKGSFGELLARKGLVVFQFSISLLLIIGILVIGRQMSFIQNQNLGYNQSNLLQVSSSSLSNAQLELFLDQVKRIQGVENASSLSHPLIGLMSSTIGLTWEGKNPDEQVKFENITVNMDLIETMEFELLAGRSFSPDFGDEKSKIILNEEAVKVIGLENPIGATVNLWGEDKEVIGVLKNFHFESLKETVKPAFLKYDNTFMQKVILRIEGENQVETIASISELFEGLLAQKMDYSFMDQDFQTLYLQEQRVSKLARYFGVIAVFLSCLGLFGLAAFTVENRKKEIGVRKVLGASINSILYLIVKDFVLLVLISIIVIIPLAWYLSNSWLQDYAFKINLSWGIFAGAAVIVLLIALITVSFQAFKAAINNPVNSLSSE, encoded by the coding sequence ATGTTAACCAACTACCTCAAAATCGCTTTTAGAAATTTCAAGAAGCACCGGATGACTTTCGGGATCAATCTCCTTGGACTTACATTGGGACTCACCACTGTGATTCTTATCATGATGTGGGTAAAAGATGAACTGAGTGTTAATCGATATCATGACCTTGGGGATCGGATTTATGCAGTATTCACCAATCATGATAATTCTACAGGTATGGTTACCATAGGCATTACACCGGCCGAAATGGCGGAAGCAATGCGAACCGAACTGTCCCAAGTTGAAAAGGCAATTGCCTATTCTCCTTTTATCGAGGATGTTTCTTTTGAAAGTGAAGGTGACGTTCAATTGGCTGATGGCTTGTTTGTAGATCAGGAATACCTGGATGTCTTCAATGTTGAATTTTTGGCTGGAGATAAAAGTCAGGCTCTAAATGACATCAACAGCGTGGTCCTATCAGAGACTACCGCCAAAAATATTTTCGGTTCCTCCAAAGAAGCTTTGGGCAAAACCCTGAAATGGTCGGTTTTTGAATTCGGAAATGATGTCATAGTAAGTGGGGTATATCGGGATTTTGGATCCTTGGATGTGGATAAACCCGAATTCCTTTTATCATTTTCATTTTTCAAAAACATGCTTGGCGATGGTGCCCATTGGGATAATTTCAATGCAGGTACATTTTTGTTGCTGAGAGAAGGAACAGACGTTGATGCTTTTAATTCACAGATCAAGGACTTTATAAAAGACAGAAAAACTGAAAGTAATGTAACACCTTTCGTACAGGCATTTGAGGACACCTATTTGTATGGCACCTTTGAAAATGGCAAAGTTGTCGGCGGAAGGATCAATTACGTTTGGATTTTTTCAGGCATAGCCTTGTTCATTTTGTTGATTGCCTGTATCAACTTTATGAATTTGACGACAGCAAGAACCATTAACAGGGTCAAGGAAATAGGGGTAAAGAAATCGATGGGTGCAAGCAGAGCGGGTTTATTCACTCAATTTATGGTAGAAACCTTATTGCTCACTTTTTTGGCCTTGGTTACTGCGCTGATATGTGCCAAACTTCTCCAACCATTTTTCAATCAAGTATCCATGAAAGACTTGAAAATGGATGTTGACCTGAGTCTGATGCTGATGTTGACTGCCGTTTGGATCGTAACCGGTCTCATGGCGGGAATATATCCTGCTGTTTATCTCTCTAAGTTCAAACCTGTTCAGATTCTGAAAAGCAATATCAAAGGAAGTTTTGGCGAGCTATTGGCAAGGAAGGGATTGGTAGTATTTCAGTTTTCCATTTCCCTTTTATTGATAATCGGAATCCTGGTGATTGGGAGGCAGATGTCTTTTATCCAAAATCAAAACCTCGGCTACAACCAATCCAATTTACTTCAGGTGAGTTCCTCCTCACTTTCCAATGCTCAACTGGAATTGTTTCTGGATCAAGTAAAAAGAATTCAGGGAGTGGAAAATGCTTCAAGCCTTTCCCATCCATTAATTGGTTTGATGAGTTCCACGATTGGATTGACTTGGGAAGGTAAAAATCCAGATGAACAGGTCAAATTTGAGAACATTACTGTCAACATGGATTTGATCGAAACCATGGAATTTGAACTACTCGCAGGGAGGTCTTTTTCTCCTGATTTCGGTGATGAAAAGAGTAAAATAATCCTCAATGAGGAAGCCGTCAAGGTAATTGGTCTGGAAAACCCAATTGGGGCCACTGTCAATCTTTGGGGCGAAGACAAAGAAGTAATCGGAGTATTGAAGAACTTTCATTTTGAATCCCTAAAAGAGACTGTCAAGCCGGCATTCTTGAAATACGATAATACTTTTATGCAGAAAGTCATTCTCAGGATAGAGGGGGAAAACCAAGTTGAAACCATTGCTTCCATTTCGGAATTATTTGAAGGTCTATTGGCCCAAAAGATGGATTACAGCTTTATGGATCAAGATTTTCAGACGCTTTACCTTCAAGAGCAAAGGGTTTCAAAGCTCGCCAGGTATTTTGGGGTTATTGCCGTTTTTCTTTCCTGTTTGGGATTGTTCGGATTGGCTGCATTTACTGTTGAGAACCGTAAAAAAGAAATAGGTGTAAGAAAGGTATTGGGTGCCTCCATCAATTCCATTCTATATCTCATTGTCAAGGACTTCGTATTACTTGTCCTCATATCAATCATAGTCATTATCCCTTTGGCATGGTACCTATCCAATTCCTGGCTTCAGGATTATGCATTCAAAATAAATCTTAGCTGGGGGATTTTTGCCGGAGCAGCTGTAATAGTACTGTTGATTGCCTTGATAACTGTCAGTTTTCAGGCTTTCAAAGCCGCGATCAACAATCCCGTCAATTCGCTGAGTTCTGAGTGA
- a CDS encoding efflux RND transporter periplasmic adaptor subunit — protein MENITMDRKIEKKTWTPKFIAMIAGGTLLIGFVVYQLLFADSRSSMNVNMERITIATVKEGEFTDYIPVSGNIEPGEVFFLDALEGGNIARIVRESGAFVNAGDTILLLSNSKLQLEVMERESGLYFQINNLRQVRLQLDQNDLSQQGQLAEIDYQISLLKPQYERFKELHEKKLVSDREFEEVKEQYEYNVKRRKLTYAAYRNDSISRVAQKRQLADSERRMNQSLDGVGQILDNLAVRAPITGQLSTEQIEVGQSISAGERYGQIDILDKFKVRVQIDELYLPRIYTGLKGTFSFSGGNYELEIGKIYPTVAAGRFEVDMFFTDEAPSGIRRGQTVRIRLELGESNQAVLLPTGGFYKDTGGNWVFVVDQQTGKAEKRNIRLGRKNPEFYEVIEGLEIGEKVIVSGYENFGKNEVLNLK, from the coding sequence ATGGAAAATATCACCATGGATAGAAAGATTGAAAAAAAGACCTGGACACCAAAGTTCATAGCGATGATCGCAGGAGGAACGTTACTGATAGGATTTGTCGTATACCAATTGCTTTTTGCTGATTCCAGGTCTTCCATGAATGTCAATATGGAACGCATCACTATCGCTACAGTCAAGGAAGGAGAATTCACAGATTATATACCCGTAAGCGGAAACATAGAACCCGGTGAAGTTTTTTTTCTTGATGCACTTGAAGGCGGTAATATTGCCAGAATTGTGCGAGAATCAGGAGCGTTCGTCAATGCCGGTGATACCATATTGTTGCTTTCCAACAGTAAGCTGCAATTGGAAGTAATGGAAAGAGAGTCCGGTTTGTATTTCCAGATCAATAATCTCAGGCAAGTCCGGTTGCAATTGGATCAGAATGACCTCAGTCAGCAAGGTCAACTTGCAGAGATCGATTATCAGATCAGCCTGCTGAAGCCCCAATATGAAAGGTTCAAAGAGCTTCATGAAAAGAAGTTGGTTTCAGACAGGGAATTTGAAGAAGTCAAAGAACAATATGAATACAATGTCAAACGAAGAAAATTGACTTATGCAGCCTACCGCAATGATTCTATTTCACGTGTGGCCCAAAAAAGGCAACTGGCTGATTCTGAAAGAAGGATGAATCAATCCCTGGATGGAGTAGGTCAGATTTTGGACAACCTTGCTGTAAGGGCACCGATTACGGGGCAGCTTTCCACGGAGCAAATCGAAGTTGGACAATCCATTAGTGCCGGAGAAAGATACGGACAGATAGATATTCTGGATAAGTTCAAAGTCAGGGTACAAATAGATGAACTGTATCTTCCAAGGATTTACACAGGATTGAAAGGGACATTTTCATTTTCAGGTGGCAACTATGAATTGGAAATCGGTAAAATCTATCCTACTGTGGCCGCGGGAAGGTTTGAGGTGGATATGTTTTTCACAGATGAGGCACCTTCGGGAATCCGAAGAGGTCAGACTGTAAGGATCAGATTGGAATTGGGTGAAAGCAATCAGGCAGTTCTGTTGCCAACAGGGGGCTTTTATAAAGATACCGGAGGGAATTGGGTATTTGTGGTAGACCAACAGACCGGCAAAGCAGAAAAACGAAACATCCGTCTTGGTCGAAAAAACCCTGAATTCTACGAAGTGATCGAAGGGCTTGAAATCGGAGAAAAAGTGATTGTCTCCGGCTATGAGAATTTTGGGAAGAATGAGGTGTTGAATTTGAAATAG
- a CDS encoding ABC transporter permease: protein MLKNYFKIAWRTLTRSKWIGVINILGLTIGVTAALLIFVVVQYELSYDKFLSNYNQIYRIVTQDHYDTATDYTPGVANPFPDALREEPLSFELVVPVVSHFSVQVNVLKGAGEEFDKYKSESFFSSTSDYAVLFDLEFLVGNASVLDLPDHVVLTKSEAEKYFGSWEIAQGKTLQLTNGVELLVGAVVKDIPENSNFGFNLMSSFETMRSHQDAFGYDLEEWGSTGSNFQVYVKTNPTTDLAKEKAQLADFSKKHFEGRSVSTKSHHLQPLGDIHFNPLYEPLTGRMVRQSTIKTLMLVGIFILIMASINFVNISTSQAIGRSKEIGVRKVMGGSKVQIALQSFGETFLTVLLASFFSFLLANFLLPFLDKIADVPATLSLLQWPIIAFISGLIGVLTLFSGFYPAIIVSKYQPVKALKNKFQSADIGGVSIRRGLVILQFTIAQVLMIGTLIAIKQMNLIQNMDLGFNKDAVYFIQVPSENSDTETRIDGFKEELLRIPGIIGASLASDVPSSGSNSATNFYFDNRNEDIIFPAFLKFADEAYFDLFEMEFVAGQAYVKSDSIRNVVINETMAKKLLIPSPEEAIGKNIRLGASEWVPISGVVKDFTVNSLREEMKQLVITTQKSRYSLVAVKLEGGINASKLADIQDQFENIYPEQIYTAEFLDESIAAFYENEQKLATVYKIFALLAILISCIGLYGLVSFMVGQKVKEIGIRKVLGATVSQITVMISKEFILMVLVAFTVAIPLAYYMVQEWLASFAYKTPISISLFVMVLLVSLLITAFTVGSKAIRAAIANPVNSLTDE, encoded by the coding sequence ATGCTCAAAAATTACTTTAAAATCGCTTGGCGCACATTGACCCGAAGTAAATGGATCGGAGTCATCAATATCCTGGGATTGACCATTGGGGTCACAGCTGCATTATTGATTTTTGTTGTGGTACAATATGAATTGAGTTATGATAAGTTTCTAAGTAATTACAATCAAATTTACAGAATAGTAACGCAGGACCATTATGATACGGCCACAGACTACACTCCTGGAGTAGCCAATCCTTTTCCGGATGCCTTGCGGGAAGAACCTTTGAGTTTTGAGCTAGTGGTTCCGGTTGTTTCTCATTTTTCGGTACAAGTGAATGTATTGAAAGGAGCTGGAGAAGAATTTGATAAGTATAAATCTGAAAGCTTTTTTTCCTCCACTTCTGATTATGCTGTCCTTTTTGACCTTGAGTTTTTGGTAGGCAATGCATCTGTATTGGATCTGCCAGATCATGTGGTATTGACCAAATCAGAAGCGGAAAAGTATTTTGGCAGTTGGGAAATTGCTCAGGGTAAAACCCTGCAATTGACCAATGGAGTAGAATTATTGGTAGGGGCAGTAGTCAAGGATATCCCTGAAAACAGCAACTTTGGTTTTAATTTAATGTCTTCTTTCGAAACCATGCGATCCCATCAGGATGCTTTTGGGTATGATTTGGAGGAGTGGGGGAGTACAGGGAGTAATTTTCAGGTATATGTTAAGACCAACCCAACTACTGATTTGGCTAAAGAAAAAGCCCAATTAGCGGATTTTTCCAAAAAGCATTTCGAAGGCAGAAGCGTTTCCACCAAATCCCATCACCTGCAACCCTTGGGTGATATCCATTTTAATCCCTTATATGAACCCCTGACAGGGAGAATGGTCAGGCAATCCACCATCAAGACTTTGATGCTTGTGGGTATTTTTATCCTTATCATGGCATCTATTAATTTTGTAAATATAAGCACTTCACAGGCCATTGGCAGAAGTAAGGAAATCGGGGTGAGGAAAGTAATGGGTGGATCCAAAGTACAAATTGCTCTACAATCCTTTGGAGAGACATTCCTTACTGTTCTACTGGCTTCTTTTTTCTCTTTTTTATTAGCCAATTTCCTATTGCCATTTTTGGATAAAATTGCAGATGTCCCAGCTACTTTAAGCTTGCTTCAATGGCCAATCATTGCGTTTATTTCTGGTTTGATAGGTGTGCTGACTTTGTTTTCAGGTTTTTACCCTGCGATTATTGTTTCCAAATACCAGCCAGTCAAAGCATTGAAAAATAAATTTCAAAGTGCTGATATCGGAGGTGTTTCTATCCGTAGGGGCTTGGTTATCCTTCAGTTTACCATTGCACAAGTCTTAATGATAGGTACCTTAATTGCCATTAAGCAGATGAATCTTATCCAAAATATGGATTTGGGGTTCAATAAAGATGCTGTCTATTTTATCCAGGTTCCTTCAGAAAACAGCGATACTGAGACACGGATAGATGGATTCAAGGAAGAACTGCTGAGAATCCCTGGAATTATCGGAGCAAGTCTTGCTTCTGACGTCCCCTCTTCCGGTAGCAATTCAGCAACCAATTTCTATTTTGATAATAGAAATGAAGACATCATCTTCCCGGCATTTTTGAAATTTGCTGATGAAGCTTATTTTGATTTGTTTGAAATGGAGTTTGTGGCGGGACAGGCTTATGTAAAAAGTGATTCCATCCGAAATGTTGTGATCAATGAAACCATGGCCAAAAAACTTCTTATACCATCGCCTGAAGAGGCGATTGGAAAAAATATCCGTTTGGGTGCCAGTGAATGGGTACCTATAAGTGGTGTAGTCAAAGATTTTACAGTCAATTCACTTCGTGAGGAAATGAAGCAGTTGGTGATTACTACCCAAAAAAGCAGGTACTCATTGGTGGCAGTAAAGTTGGAAGGTGGTATCAATGCTTCCAAATTAGCTGACATACAGGACCAATTTGAAAATATCTATCCAGAGCAAATCTATACGGCAGAATTTTTAGATGAATCCATTGCAGCATTTTATGAAAATGAGCAAAAACTGGCCACAGTATATAAAATATTTGCCTTATTGGCGATATTGATTTCATGCATTGGCTTGTATGGTTTGGTTTCTTTCATGGTAGGCCAAAAAGTGAAGGAAATAGGTATCCGTAAAGTTTTGGGTGCCACAGTTTCACAGATTACGGTAATGATCTCCAAAGAATTTATTTTGATGGTATTGGTGGCTTTTACAGTTGCTATTCCTCTGGCGTACTATATGGTTCAGGAATGGTTGGCCTCATTTGCATATAAAACACCTATTTCAATAAGTTTATTTGTAATGGTTCTGTTGGTCTCCTTACTGATAACAGCATTTACAGTAGGTTCCAAGGCCATCCGTGCAGCCATTGCCAATCCGGTGAACAGTTTGACAGATGAATAA